Proteins from one Amycolatopsis benzoatilytica AK 16/65 genomic window:
- a CDS encoding PadR family transcriptional regulator, which translates to MTLRHAVLGLLAESPGSGYDLLKRFESAMGLVWTATQSQLYGELGKLEKSSLIEVAAEGPRGRKEYAITPSGREVLRSWLLEERPVAPRRNEMLLRVYFLGEVSPEQARGFLTANAESARGLGEELARVEQAVDWDDSDASVFGRLALEWGKRYAAMEREWAEWAAEVVRSERG; encoded by the coding sequence ATGACGTTGCGACACGCGGTGCTCGGGCTGCTGGCCGAATCCCCGGGCAGCGGTTACGACCTGCTCAAGAGGTTCGAGTCGGCGATGGGGCTGGTGTGGACGGCCACCCAGAGCCAGTTGTACGGAGAGCTGGGGAAGCTGGAGAAGTCCTCGTTGATCGAGGTGGCCGCGGAGGGGCCGCGCGGGCGGAAGGAGTACGCGATCACGCCCTCGGGGCGGGAGGTGCTGCGCAGCTGGCTGCTGGAGGAGCGCCCGGTCGCGCCACGGCGGAACGAGATGCTGCTGCGGGTGTACTTCCTGGGGGAGGTTTCACCGGAGCAGGCTCGGGGCTTTCTGACGGCCAACGCCGAGTCCGCCCGGGGACTGGGGGAAGAGCTGGCTCGGGTGGAGCAGGCGGTGGACTGGGACGACAGCGACGCGTCGGTGTTCGGGCGGCTGGCGCTGGAGTGGGGGAAGAGGTACGCCGCGATGGAGCGGGAGTGGGCGGAGTGGGCGGCCGAGGTGGTCCGTTCCGAGCGCGGCTGA
- a CDS encoding glycoside hydrolase family 65 protein produces the protein MTEHGYECAPWELRWRGLDVDALQRTESAFAVSNGHIGLRGTLEEGEPRGLPGTYLNGFYEQHELPYAEGGYGYPEEGQTVVNVTDGKIIRLLVEDEPLDMRYGIATAHDRVLDFRKGTLRRVTEWSSPTGRRVRVTTERLVSFTQRAVAAIRYEVEPLDEDLQLVVQSDLLANEPIESDTRDPRVAAALHAPLVGEFSQASGYQAVLVHQTRMSGLRIAAAMDHKIEVDDGLRTRIHAEEDLARLTAAVDVPKGGRLRLTKFLAYGWSAQRSAPALRAQVEAALAGARQTGWKGLAAEQRQFLDDFWATSDIEIEGDPELQQAVRFALFHLLQAGARGETRAIAGKGLTGPGYDGHAFWDTETFVLPVLTYTMPDAARDALVWRHSTMDKARDRATQLGLHGAAFPWRSITGAECSAYWPAGTAAFHVSADIADAVVRYVNATGDEQFERACGAELLLETARLWASLGHFDHHGHFRIDGVTGPDEYSAVADNNVYTNLMARKNLLAAADACERHPEVAREFGADAPEIDSWRAAAEAMALPYDQELGVHPQSEGFLQHAEWDFAGTEDDSYPLLLNYPYFDLYRKQVVKQADLVLALHLCGDSFSPEEKARDFAYYEARTVRDSSLSAGTQAVIAAEVGHLQLAYDYLAEAALTDLHDVHNNVRNGLHMASLAGAWQATVAGFGGLRDHGGQLSFAPRLAAELGSLTFRLAFRGTRFQVSIRPDAATYQVLSGPHLDLVHHGERFTVTEQPVELTIPKIDPGPAPVQPFGRAPARRDPAKARQFRSE, from the coding sequence GTGACGGAACACGGTTACGAATGCGCGCCGTGGGAGCTGCGCTGGCGCGGGCTGGACGTGGATGCGTTGCAGCGCACCGAATCCGCGTTCGCGGTGTCCAACGGCCACATCGGCCTGCGCGGGACATTGGAGGAGGGTGAGCCGCGCGGGCTGCCCGGCACCTACCTCAACGGGTTCTACGAGCAGCACGAACTGCCCTACGCCGAGGGCGGTTACGGCTACCCGGAGGAAGGCCAGACCGTCGTCAACGTGACCGACGGCAAGATCATCCGGCTGCTGGTCGAGGACGAGCCGCTGGACATGCGCTACGGCATCGCGACCGCGCACGACCGGGTGCTGGACTTCCGCAAAGGCACGCTGCGCCGGGTCACCGAGTGGTCCTCCCCCACCGGACGGCGCGTGCGGGTGACCACCGAACGGCTGGTTTCGTTCACCCAGCGCGCGGTCGCCGCGATCCGGTACGAGGTCGAGCCGCTGGACGAGGACCTGCAGCTGGTCGTGCAGTCGGATCTGCTGGCGAACGAGCCGATCGAGTCCGACACCCGCGACCCGCGAGTGGCCGCCGCGCTGCACGCGCCGCTGGTCGGCGAGTTCAGCCAGGCCTCGGGCTACCAGGCCGTGCTGGTGCACCAGACCCGGATGTCCGGCCTGCGGATCGCCGCCGCGATGGACCACAAGATCGAGGTGGACGACGGGCTGCGCACCCGCATCCACGCCGAGGAGGACCTGGCCCGGCTCACCGCCGCGGTCGACGTGCCGAAGGGCGGCCGGCTGCGGCTGACCAAGTTCCTCGCCTACGGCTGGTCCGCGCAGCGGTCCGCGCCAGCGCTGCGAGCCCAGGTGGAGGCAGCACTCGCCGGCGCCCGCCAGACCGGCTGGAAGGGGCTGGCCGCCGAGCAGCGGCAGTTCCTGGACGACTTCTGGGCCACCTCGGACATCGAAATCGAGGGCGACCCCGAACTGCAGCAGGCAGTCCGGTTCGCGCTGTTTCACCTCCTGCAGGCCGGGGCCCGCGGCGAGACGCGCGCGATCGCCGGCAAGGGCCTCACCGGCCCCGGCTACGACGGGCACGCGTTCTGGGACACCGAAACGTTCGTGCTGCCCGTGCTGACCTACACGATGCCGGACGCCGCCCGCGACGCGCTGGTCTGGCGACACTCCACAATGGACAAAGCGCGCGACCGCGCCACCCAGCTGGGCTTGCACGGCGCGGCTTTCCCGTGGCGGTCGATCACCGGCGCGGAATGCTCGGCGTACTGGCCGGCCGGCACGGCGGCGTTCCACGTGAGCGCCGACATCGCCGACGCAGTGGTGCGCTACGTGAACGCGACCGGCGACGAGCAGTTCGAACGCGCCTGCGGCGCCGAGCTGCTGCTGGAAACCGCGCGGCTGTGGGCGTCGCTCGGGCATTTCGACCACCACGGCCACTTCCGCATCGACGGCGTGACCGGGCCGGACGAGTACTCGGCGGTCGCGGACAACAACGTCTACACGAACCTGATGGCCCGCAAGAACCTGCTGGCCGCGGCGGACGCCTGCGAGCGGCACCCGGAGGTCGCCCGCGAGTTCGGAGCGGACGCCCCGGAGATCGATTCCTGGCGCGCCGCGGCGGAGGCCATGGCGCTGCCCTACGACCAGGAACTGGGCGTGCACCCGCAGTCGGAAGGGTTCCTGCAGCACGCCGAGTGGGATTTCGCCGGCACCGAGGACGACTCCTATCCGCTGCTGCTGAACTACCCGTACTTCGACCTGTACCGCAAACAGGTCGTGAAGCAGGCCGACCTGGTGCTGGCGCTGCACCTGTGCGGGGATTCGTTCAGCCCGGAAGAAAAGGCGCGCGACTTCGCCTACTACGAAGCGCGGACAGTCCGGGATTCGTCGCTGTCGGCCGGCACGCAGGCGGTGATCGCCGCCGAGGTCGGGCACCTGCAACTCGCCTACGACTATCTCGCCGAGGCAGCGCTGACCGACCTGCACGACGTGCACAACAACGTGCGCAACGGCCTGCACATGGCCTCGCTGGCCGGGGCCTGGCAAGCCACCGTGGCCGGCTTCGGCGGTCTGCGCGACCACGGCGGACAACTGTCGTTCGCCCCGCGCCTCGCCGCGGAACTGGGCAGCCTCACGTTCCGCCTGGCATTCCGCGGCACCCGGTTCCAGGTCTCGATCCGCCCCGACGCGGCCACCTACCAGGTGCTCAGCGGGCCGCACCTGGACCTCGTCCACCACGGCGAGCGGTTCACCGTCACCGAGCAGCCGGTGGAGCTGACCATCCCGAAGATCGACCCGGGTCCGGCACCGGTCCAGCCGTTCGGGCGTGCTCCGGCCCGCCGGGACCCGGCGAAGGCGCGGCAGTTCCGCAGCGAATGA
- a CDS encoding S53 family peptidase, which yields MRFVISLTAASLALAVASPPATAPTPAAQTAAPPAARTADQTYGLPSGDHVLVHDGVPHFLPAPGHSPLAFTSKVNGQYTVVPAAQLKHLSSLDGYRIGPAPASVQQPHYPQGLLDVKAVDHAGKPAAAAEILVVNADDPARATWDGLLVGGEAKIQIPAGHYGVAVAVFNTDDHDQPTDTELLSQTEVTVPATGATVSLDGRKANRATLATPLPSDPGAIVVGWERGSTAKVNSLDIGALGAVPLYVGAAGKAATGKFSFSVSARSVSPANAAKPYRYFFGLPKTDQIPASQAYRIDAAKMSTVDINYPTDQPAQHLIGWDEWTIPDESAANQQPPDLPYLEWNAPASDRLYTNVPAKQGYLGQLRPELGDGQLDGQLARAFQPAAGLHTTVNWRTGIIAPAPLTYDGSCYLCRTGDTLQESGAMDADYGGGIGQWSDGTATLAEDGKQIYTGSILGAAFDQKAAAGKHRYVYTMDGTHDDSRTALSDHSVIAWGFDSATTAKPAPVGLLWASAEFGADKHDSLAPGAAAMTIDFHRTDGVANVAKATAQVSFDSGKTWQDTAVTRPTSQRARAAFTIPAGAKPGYLSVRFHGQDAAGSTVDETVDKAVLVNAPNGLATSATSIPDAPAGTKEACPAAAAGQVRCYVLKPAQSSAAPKGLARADFLSAYKLPATGGNGRTVAIVDAFDDPTAEADLAVYRTAYGLPACTTANGCFKKVNGQGKPAPLPPADDGWSSEISLDLDMVSAVCPDCKIELVEAGDASTGAMAAAEKTATSSGAVAVSNSWGGDETGANLPYTAAFSHPGVAVTASTGDRGYRQASWPATLSGVIAVGGTSLTKSASGRGWTESAWGGSGSGCSAYTAKPAWQKDPHCSGRTFADISAVADPATGVAVYDRDGWGTAGGTSASAPLIAAMIALAGNSSALPSAQYIYAHASSLNDVTTGSNARWNCGGDYLCTAGKGYDAPTGLGTPNGLGAL from the coding sequence CGTTCACTTCGAAGGTGAACGGCCAGTACACCGTCGTCCCGGCCGCGCAGCTGAAACACCTGTCCTCTTTGGATGGTTACCGGATCGGCCCGGCGCCGGCCAGCGTCCAGCAGCCGCACTACCCGCAGGGCCTGCTGGACGTGAAGGCCGTCGACCACGCCGGGAAACCAGCAGCCGCGGCGGAGATCCTCGTGGTCAACGCCGACGACCCGGCCCGCGCCACCTGGGACGGGCTGCTCGTCGGCGGCGAAGCGAAGATCCAGATTCCAGCTGGGCATTACGGCGTGGCGGTCGCGGTGTTCAACACCGACGACCACGACCAGCCGACCGACACCGAACTGCTCAGCCAGACCGAAGTCACCGTCCCGGCCACCGGTGCCACCGTCTCGCTCGACGGGCGCAAGGCGAACCGTGCCACCCTGGCCACTCCCCTGCCCAGCGACCCGGGCGCGATAGTCGTCGGCTGGGAACGCGGCAGCACCGCGAAGGTCAATTCGCTGGACATCGGCGCGCTCGGCGCCGTCCCGCTCTACGTCGGCGCCGCCGGCAAAGCGGCTACCGGCAAGTTTTCCTTCTCAGTCAGCGCCCGCTCGGTTTCCCCGGCGAACGCGGCCAAGCCGTACCGCTACTTCTTCGGCCTGCCCAAGACCGACCAGATCCCCGCTTCGCAGGCGTACCGGATAGACGCCGCGAAAATGTCCACAGTGGACATCAACTACCCGACCGACCAGCCGGCCCAGCACCTGATCGGCTGGGACGAGTGGACCATCCCGGACGAGAGCGCGGCCAACCAGCAGCCGCCGGACCTGCCCTACCTCGAATGGAACGCGCCCGCCTCGGACCGGCTGTACACGAACGTCCCGGCCAAGCAGGGCTATCTGGGCCAGCTGCGCCCCGAACTCGGCGACGGCCAGCTCGACGGACAGCTCGCCCGCGCCTTCCAGCCCGCCGCCGGACTGCACACCACGGTGAACTGGCGCACCGGGATCATCGCGCCCGCCCCGCTGACCTACGACGGTTCCTGCTACCTCTGCCGGACCGGCGACACGCTGCAGGAGTCCGGTGCCATGGACGCCGACTACGGCGGCGGCATCGGCCAGTGGAGCGACGGCACCGCCACTCTCGCCGAGGACGGCAAACAGATCTACACCGGCAGCATCCTCGGTGCCGCCTTCGACCAGAAGGCCGCGGCGGGCAAGCACCGCTACGTGTACACAATGGATGGAACACACGACGATTCGCGCACCGCGCTGTCCGACCATTCCGTGATCGCCTGGGGCTTCGACTCGGCGACCACCGCCAAGCCGGCTCCGGTCGGCCTGCTGTGGGCGAGCGCCGAATTCGGCGCGGACAAGCACGATTCCCTCGCCCCCGGCGCGGCCGCGATGACCATCGACTTCCACCGCACCGACGGCGTCGCCAACGTCGCCAAGGCCACCGCACAGGTCTCCTTCGACAGCGGCAAGACCTGGCAGGATACCGCGGTCACCCGGCCGACCTCGCAGCGCGCGCGGGCCGCGTTCACCATCCCGGCCGGTGCCAAGCCCGGTTACCTCTCGGTGCGGTTCCACGGCCAGGACGCTGCCGGTTCCACTGTGGACGAAACTGTCGACAAGGCGGTTTTGGTCAACGCCCCCAACGGGCTCGCCACCAGTGCGACGTCCATTCCGGACGCCCCGGCGGGAACGAAGGAAGCCTGCCCGGCCGCCGCTGCCGGACAGGTCCGCTGCTACGTCCTGAAGCCGGCGCAGTCCAGCGCCGCACCGAAGGGCCTGGCCCGCGCCGACTTCCTGTCCGCGTACAAGCTGCCGGCCACCGGCGGCAACGGCCGCACCGTCGCCATCGTGGACGCCTTCGACGACCCGACCGCCGAAGCCGACCTGGCCGTCTATCGCACGGCCTACGGCCTGCCGGCGTGCACGACCGCCAACGGCTGCTTCAAGAAGGTGAACGGACAGGGCAAGCCGGCTCCGCTGCCGCCGGCTGACGACGGCTGGAGCTCAGAGATCTCCCTCGACCTCGACATGGTTTCCGCGGTCTGCCCGGACTGCAAGATCGAACTGGTCGAAGCCGGCGATGCCAGCACCGGCGCGATGGCGGCCGCGGAGAAGACCGCCACCAGCTCCGGCGCCGTCGCGGTGTCGAACAGCTGGGGCGGCGACGAAACCGGCGCGAACCTGCCCTACACCGCGGCGTTCAGCCATCCCGGCGTCGCGGTCACCGCGTCCACCGGCGACCGCGGCTACCGGCAGGCCAGCTGGCCCGCGACGCTGTCCGGCGTGATCGCCGTCGGCGGCACCTCGCTGACCAAGTCGGCCAGCGGTCGCGGCTGGACCGAGTCCGCTTGGGGCGGCAGTGGCTCGGGCTGTTCGGCCTACACGGCCAAACCGGCGTGGCAAAAGGACCCGCACTGCAGCGGCCGGACGTTCGCGGACATCTCCGCGGTAGCCGACCCGGCGACCGGGGTCGCGGTCTACGACCGGGACGGCTGGGGCACCGCGGGCGGAACCAGCGCGTCGGCACCGCTCATCGCCGCGATGATCGCGCTGGCGGGCAACTCCTCGGCGCTGCCGAGCGCCCAGTACATCTACGCGCACGCCTCGTCGCTCAACGACGTCACCACCGGCAGCAACGCCCGCTGGAACTGCGGCGGCGACTACCTGTGCACCGCCGGCAAGGGCTACGACGCACCGACCGGCCTGGGCACGCCGAACGGCCTCGGCGCGCTGTGA
- a CDS encoding HAD family hydrolase produces MIGLPDTITACLFDLDGVLTGTAVLHREAWKRTFDEFLRSRDGDGFQEFTDNDYAAYVDGRPRADGVREFLRSRGIELPEGTPDDAVDAPTVNGVGNRKNELLLKIIDEHGVDPYPGSVRYLEEARRRGLRIAVVTSSANGAKVLDAADLSRFVQARVDGLVIRRDGLKGKPAPDSFLAGAKELGVAPEQAAVFEDAQSGVQAGKAGGFGYVVGVNRQNQAAELRAHGADIVVDDLAELLEAK; encoded by the coding sequence ATGATCGGACTGCCCGACACCATCACCGCCTGCCTGTTCGACCTCGACGGCGTGCTGACCGGGACGGCCGTGCTCCACCGCGAAGCGTGGAAACGGACGTTCGACGAGTTTCTGCGCAGCCGGGACGGCGACGGTTTCCAGGAGTTCACCGACAACGACTACGCGGCCTACGTCGACGGCCGCCCGCGCGCCGACGGCGTGCGGGAATTCCTTCGCTCGCGCGGGATCGAACTGCCCGAGGGCACTCCGGACGACGCCGTCGACGCGCCGACGGTCAACGGCGTCGGCAACCGCAAGAACGAACTGTTGCTGAAGATCATCGACGAGCACGGCGTGGATCCCTATCCGGGATCCGTGCGTTATCTGGAAGAAGCGCGGCGCCGCGGGCTGCGGATCGCCGTGGTGACGTCGTCCGCGAACGGCGCGAAGGTGCTGGACGCGGCGGACCTGTCGCGATTCGTGCAAGCGCGAGTGGACGGTCTGGTGATCCGCCGCGACGGCCTGAAAGGCAAGCCGGCGCCCGATTCGTTCCTCGCCGGAGCGAAGGAACTCGGGGTGGCGCCGGAGCAGGCGGCGGTGTTCGAGGACGCGCAGTCCGGCGTCCAGGCGGGCAAAGCGGGCGGCTTCGGCTACGTCGTCGGCGTCAACCGGCAGAACCAGGCCGCCGAACTGCGCGCGCACGGCGCCGACATCGTGGTCGACGACCTCGCCGAACTGCTGGAGGCCAAGTGA
- the mgrA gene encoding L-glyceraldehyde 3-phosphate reductase, with translation MTYVAADARYDSMSYRRCGRSGLKLPAISLGLWHNFGDDRPLSVQRDIVRRAFDLGITHFDLANNYGPPYGSAESNFGRMLAGDLRPYRDELIISTKAGYDMWPGPYGEWGSRKYLLASLDQSLGRMGLDYVDIFYSHRFDPETPLEETVGALDRAVRSGKALYVGISSYNSARTAEAARLLRELGTPLLIHQPSYSMFNRWTESDDLLGTLEQAGAGCIAFSPLAQGLLTNRYLDGVPADSRAAQGKSLDPGSITDEKVGKIRALAEIAARREQTLAQLALAWALRDPRMTSLVIGASSVRQLEDNVAALNNLDFTAEELAEIDRYATEEDINLWKRSTDA, from the coding sequence GTGACTTACGTTGCCGCTGATGCCCGATACGACTCGATGTCCTACCGCCGCTGCGGGCGCAGCGGCCTGAAGCTGCCCGCGATCTCGCTGGGGTTGTGGCACAACTTCGGGGACGACCGCCCGCTCTCCGTTCAGCGCGACATCGTGCGCCGGGCGTTCGATCTCGGGATCACCCATTTCGATCTGGCCAACAACTACGGCCCGCCCTACGGCAGCGCCGAGTCGAACTTCGGGCGGATGCTGGCCGGGGACCTCCGGCCGTACCGGGACGAGCTGATCATTTCCACCAAGGCCGGGTACGACATGTGGCCCGGGCCGTACGGGGAATGGGGGTCGCGGAAGTACCTGCTGGCCAGCCTCGACCAGTCGCTGGGCCGGATGGGGCTGGACTACGTCGACATCTTCTACTCGCACCGGTTCGATCCGGAGACGCCGCTGGAGGAGACCGTCGGGGCGCTCGACCGGGCGGTTCGTTCCGGCAAGGCGCTGTACGTCGGCATCTCGTCGTACAACTCCGCCCGCACCGCCGAAGCCGCGCGGCTGCTGCGCGAGCTGGGCACCCCGCTGCTCATCCACCAGCCGTCCTACTCGATGTTCAACCGCTGGACCGAATCGGACGATTTGCTGGGCACCCTGGAACAGGCCGGTGCCGGCTGCATCGCCTTCTCGCCGCTGGCCCAGGGCCTGCTGACCAACCGGTACCTGGACGGTGTCCCGGCGGATTCCCGTGCCGCGCAAGGAAAGTCGCTGGACCCGGGCTCGATCACCGACGAGAAGGTGGGCAAGATCCGCGCGCTGGCCGAGATCGCTGCCCGCCGCGAGCAGACCCTGGCGCAGCTGGCCCTGGCCTGGGCACTGCGCGACCCGCGCATGACGTCCCTGGTGATCGGCGCCAGCAGCGTGCGGCAGCTGGAAGACAACGTCGCCGCCCTGAACAACCTGGACTTCACCGCCGAAGAACTGGCCGAGATCGACCGCTACGCCACCGAAGAGGACATCAACCTCTGGAAGCGTTCCACCGACGCCTGA
- a CDS encoding ROK family transcriptional regulator, with the protein MAGAATPPVGTPAGMRRINQRAVLDLLRRGGAATRPQVAKDTGLSKPTVSQALLALEAAGLARATGHTSTGTGRSAVLYEADPTAGYVLGLDIGREHIRVAVADLGRTVVARRDVRNTARSGSALIAALGRLADEIVAEAGLTKDDIVVRVLGSPGVADPVKRCFRHAPNLPGWGRPGLLDDLEQVLGPDLVVENDANLTAVGEWESGAARGASVVGCITIGTGVGMGVMVDGRVFRGATGAAGEIGYLPYGRTRVADEPGEPPARGHLEEATAAQSVVRGARELGLGTARSAREVFRLAREGDELAQRVVAEEADRLAYTVASVAAVIDPELIVLGGGVGTAADLLLEPIDRALRSFTPLTTTVVQGELGDDGVLTGAISVGLRAAERLVFERRVGAA; encoded by the coding sequence GTGGCAGGGGCGGCTACACCACCGGTCGGCACCCCGGCCGGGATGCGCAGGATCAACCAGCGGGCAGTGCTCGATCTGCTGCGCCGCGGCGGTGCCGCGACCCGGCCGCAGGTGGCCAAGGACACCGGGCTGTCGAAGCCGACGGTGAGCCAGGCGCTGCTGGCGCTGGAGGCGGCGGGCCTGGCCAGGGCAACCGGCCACACCTCGACCGGCACCGGCCGCTCGGCGGTGCTCTACGAGGCGGACCCGACCGCCGGTTACGTGCTGGGCCTGGACATCGGCCGCGAGCACATCCGGGTCGCGGTCGCCGATCTCGGCCGCACCGTGGTCGCCCGTCGCGACGTGCGCAACACCGCCCGGTCCGGCAGCGCGCTGATCGCCGCGCTCGGCAGGCTGGCGGACGAAATCGTCGCCGAAGCCGGTCTGACGAAGGACGACATCGTTGTCCGCGTGCTCGGCTCCCCCGGTGTCGCGGACCCGGTGAAACGCTGTTTCCGGCACGCGCCGAACCTGCCCGGCTGGGGCAGGCCGGGTCTGCTCGACGACCTGGAACAGGTGCTCGGGCCGGACCTGGTCGTGGAGAACGACGCGAACCTCACGGCGGTCGGCGAATGGGAAAGCGGGGCCGCCCGCGGCGCGTCGGTGGTCGGCTGCATCACCATCGGCACCGGCGTCGGCATGGGCGTGATGGTGGACGGCCGGGTGTTTCGCGGCGCGACCGGCGCGGCGGGCGAAATCGGCTACCTGCCCTACGGCCGCACCCGGGTCGCCGACGAGCCCGGCGAACCGCCGGCGCGCGGGCACCTGGAGGAAGCGACCGCCGCCCAGTCCGTGGTGCGCGGCGCGCGGGAACTCGGCCTGGGCACCGCGCGGTCGGCACGCGAAGTCTTCCGGCTCGCCCGCGAGGGCGACGAGCTGGCTCAGCGCGTCGTGGCCGAGGAAGCCGACCGGCTGGCCTACACGGTCGCGTCCGTCGCCGCGGTGATCGACCCCGAGCTGATCGTGCTCGGCGGCGGCGTCGGCACCGCGGCGGACTTGCTGCTGGAGCCGATCGACCGGGCGCTGCGCTCGTTCACTCCGCTCACCACCACTGTCGTGCAAGGAGAACTCGGCGACGACGGCGTGCTCACCGGCGCGATCAGCGTCGGGCTGCGGGCCGCCGAACGGCTCGTCTTCGAACGCCGGGTCGGCGCCGCTTGA